The genomic window TGTGACGTTTTTGGGGAAATCGAGACACAGTCGATGGGCAACGCGAGCACCCCGATCGTGGGAACCCACAAAGAACTGCTCGTGCCCGAAATGACGCATCGCCTCGATCTGGTCCAACGCCATTGCGCGGAAAGAATAATTGACGTGGCGATCTCCATCGGTTGGGCGGCTTGAATCTCCGTATCCTCGTAGATCAGGTACGTAGACCGAGAACCGCTCAGCGAGCCTCGGCGCTACTTTGTGCCAGGTAACGTGGGTCTCGGGATATCCATGCAGAAGGAGCACCGGTGGTCCGTCGCCTTTGTGAAGAACAGGGATGGTGGCTCCGCTGGTGCGAACCTCAGTCTGCTCAAAGCCGGGAAAAAGCTTCGGCGTGATATCCTTCGGCGGCTTTGGAGGCAGTTCGGGCAAAGATATGGGTTTCGCGGCGACAGTTTGCGTCGCTTGAACCTCTTTTGGATTCATAGCCGCCCCCATTAAAGCAGCGGCCAATGAGAGTTTGAGCATCTCTCGACGGTTCATGGTTCCGCTTTTTGGATAAACGCTATTGGTGCGCAAAGTCATAAAAATAAAGCCCTACATCTTCGTTCTTAACTTTGAAGACTTTAGAATTTATCGGGTAAACGAAAAATTCCCCAGCTCCGCGAATTTTTGCGTCCAATAAGTGTCCAGCCAGGGCAGTGTAGTCCTTTCTGCCGAGCGTAATATGTAGATGTAACAGCAACTTGCCTTCGGCCTCGGAAATGTTTCCAGACAGGTTAGAAATTTCCATTTGTTCATTGAAAGTCTTGTCGACATATTTCTTACTGCTGGGGTCAAAGAAGCGTAGAGTAGCCTCGTTAGTGGCTCCGATGCCGGTAACTTGTCCGGCTTGAATTTTTTGAGAGGTGATAAAGTCAGTTAAG from Pirellulales bacterium includes these protein-coding regions:
- a CDS encoding PPC domain-containing DNA-binding protein — protein: MNAQTLQGNHWTAKRVEGAYTVSIEDRASILDALTDFITSQKIQAGQVTGIGATNEATLRFFDPSSKKYVDKTFNEQMEISNLSGNISEAEGKLLLHLHITLGRKDYTALAGHLLDAKIRGAGEFFVYPINSKVFKVKNEDVGLYFYDFAHQ
- a CDS encoding alpha/beta hydrolase gives rise to the protein MTLRTNSVYPKSGTMNRREMLKLSLAAALMGAAMNPKEVQATQTVAAKPISLPELPPKPPKDITPKLFPGFEQTEVRTSGATIPVLHKGDGPPVLLLHGYPETHVTWHKVAPRLAERFSVYVPDLRGYGDSSRPTDGDRHVNYSFRAMALDQIEAMRHFGHEQFFVGSHDRGARVAHRLCLDFPKNVTKVCLMDIAPTLTMYRETNQEFATRYMWWFFLIQAAPTPEHFIGLDPQYYLEVVLGALNKTPGAITPEVVNEYLRCFCCTSTIHA